The DNA region CAGTGGTATCTCCAACTCCTAAAACTCGCAGGTTACATAGGTCACCTCAGAAAATAGCCGGCACTTCtccctggtgagaaggggtcttgccagtccctttgctggcaacaAACTTTCCTCTGTTCTTTGTGCCTGGATGTCTGCATGGTTTTCTGGCTAAGTGTAATAAAATCTAACATTCTAGATTTCTGACACCTGCCTAACAATATAAGCTGGAAAAGAGTGCATAGAAATAAACCTATATATTACTGAGAGAAAGGAATATAGTCCATCACCCAAATCTCATGGGTAAGTACCAGAACTGTGGAGGAGGTAAGGAAATTTTTAATGCAAAAGGGAGACTAGGGCATAGATTCTCTTTACATCCCATTGCACATGTTACACTGGACTGTGAAAGAATCAGGAGGAAGGCTCAGCGTAAGCCCAAAGTCTGGTTATTTTCAGCTAACACCAGGAAGCTGGGACTGAGAAGGCTGAAGAATAAAGTTCAAGCTCTTTCCTTAGATGCTCTATGCTGTTTCCCTCCAAGATGCCCAGCAGGCAGCAAATTCAAGAGGAACACTTCTATTACTCTTGTCTGCCACCTAGTGATAAGACATACGAGGTGCAATTCCTTTATTTAGTTTCCCCATCTTCTACATTAACCATCTGGATCCGGTTGCCAAAAACTTAGCAACAACTTAGCTAGACTACTGGGGGTTCCAACTCCTTTTAGCAATCAAGAAAAGGATAATATCTTGAGGGTGAGGTTCTCAGCCTGGCTTACAAGTGGGGATGAGACCCCTTCTAGGCTCTCTGGCCTCCTGTGTTTACTGGTAGCCTTAATAATACTCAGGCAGCTATTAACGATGGTTATATATCATTCACAGAACacattaagagaaagaaaaggaaaaagggacaAAGAGCTTTACCAAGGGAAGGGGGAGTACAAAAGTAGAGGGAAGCAAAATGGGGAGCAATCCAATCTCTATGTCACAGGAACAATCCTAAAGATATTAAAGCAATTGTCAGGGCCAAGACTGCATCCTACATTTGTATTCACAAACAGAACATTCATTTTCTAGAACATTTACGAGAGCTATAAAATTTGATCAAATATAAAGCTTTTAAGGAATCAAATTGATTAAATATATGAAGATGGCGTAAAGAAATCCACTGAAGGCTGCTGACAATAGGGGAGTGGAGGAAGGAAATAGAGGGAATTAATCTGATTGATGTATGAAATATGCACGAATGAAATATGACcacaaaacccctttgtataattaatatgtgtgaataaacagaaacaaaacgaggttaaaagcagaaaaaacaaGAAACCTACTTCCTAATTGCAACATAGAAAAGGTAAAATTTAATAGGAAAATGGCAACACTGCACAGATGTTGGGTCAAGGAGAATTATAATGAAAAGTACAGTAGCAAAATTTTGAAATCAAgaacattatatataaaattatggAATGTAATCAAATCTCTACTTAGGAGAAAATCTATAGCCTTAAACGCTTTTACCATTACAGAACAAACAATAAGAATAGGGTTGTTAGAAAATTATTGAAAACGTCTCTTATGTAGGTAGGGCCTAAACAAAATATACTTTGCTCAATCTTCTCTGTACTTATGAGGTGGGCATTATTTTTTACTCTTTGTAATAGGAGGTAAATGCTGTATATGCACTAATTAGGCACATAATATGTAATGTTCTATGTAGTCTATTTTCAAAAATGATTTCACATGTGTCTTGATTGAATGCCACAATTATTTATTAATGCTTTATAGCCTGTAAAAATCTAGTCATGTATTTATGATGCAGATGAAAGGGTGAGAACAGCtcaatattatgactatatttaaCTCTACTAGCTTAAATTTACTCTAttaaaggctaaaaaaaaaaataacgatGCCTAAATTACAGCACCAGGATTGTAGACACAAAAGCTGAATACAAGTTGGAATGGGAACAGGAATCAATAGTGATGCTTGTTGCCATTGTTCAGGGAAGCAGTTCTAggttgttcaactacttaaacgtgagagaagcaggaagaacatatatacattaccactttattaaaatattgtataaataCAGAGCAGTTGGGTACATCCATTCTAAGGCACTGTTCTGGTTTGAATGCTATTccacaagagagaaagagaagccattACATTCGCTATTTTTCATCTCTACATTCAGACTCCTCCTGTGTTAGGTTTATTGCTACCAGGGTCTCAATTTTAACCTCAGGCTTATAGCAGCATAATACAGGGATGTGGATGCCACAAATTAAAGACATCCTGGCTCTGGCACTTGATACGATTTGGCACTTAATTATGAACTCTCTTgcattatttttccatttgtttcccAACTCTTGTTTAACTAGAGATATTATACCCTTAATGAGTCTTACATATGAATTATATTCCATTACTAGTTTCCATTAAGCCTAGGACTAGTTACGCACAGAGTACATAACCCTAAAATACTTAGACATCACTTCCAAGAACTTCAATGCCAGAGAAGAGATGTAGTTTCCCTACTCTTAGTTTAAGGAAAGGATGGCTGGAAATCTTCATAAAGGGAAAATGCTTGAATGTTCCATTTCTCATATCTTATAATAAGGAATTAGGCTCAATGGATATTTTCACATATCAACAGTTTAACAGATTCAGAGACTTCTTCCCTTATGGGAATTTGAGTTGTTAAGATTATATGAGAATGTTTATATAAGTAgcaacatgtgtgtatgtgtgtgtgtgcgtaatTGTAACTAAAACTGAAAAAGGTTGAGAATCACTAAATGTTATAAGCCATCTGAATTAGTGACCCTTACCTCTTTAAAACGATATGTATGAATGTGTCAGTGTGTATGTAATAATAAGATTTCAAAGACATTGAGAATCACTGAGAAATTAATAAATTACTTGAATTAGTGATCCTCATCTCCTTCAAACAGTATGTTTGTATGATACAAGAGATGTATATCTTTAAAGAGTTTTCTAGAAAACTTGCAATAGCTGGAGATAACTAGGTTGGTATCAAAAAAGATCACACTGATAGCTACAAAGACATTTGTATAAGGCAGTGTGTTTCAGAATGTGTTTGCAGAATATTAGTTCTGTAAGTTAATACTAGGTGTACATCAAAGTTCTAGGATCAAATAAGTTTGAAAACACTGAGCCAAAAGAGGTGATTCATCTTCCTTTACTAGGCTAGGAACTCTCCAACAGTCTCACAAACTGATATGTATTATGAATCTAGGTAGGGGAAATAGCTAGGTAGCAATTCCCAAACTGCACTGCAGAATAAGTTGCAGAACTAAATGGTCTATGCCATTTACCTTGGGTGACACTGAATTTAAGAAGGGGTACAATTTCAGAAGCACTGAAAGTCACATTACCAAAAGAGAGTCAAAAGCCATTGCATCAATCTAAATTAAATTCGATCCTACCTGTACAGTTTCAACTCTCAAGTGATTTCTCCCAGACCTAGAGCTTAATTACAAAATTACTACTCCGCTCTAACCACCATACCAGACTGGCAAATTATGGTGAACAAATTTTGCAAAACTCTCAAGTCAAAGTTAAAAGTCTTAACTTCTTTAAACATGAAAATTCGAATGGCAATGACCAAGTTTTTATCATAACAGGCAAATATTCATCTTCATACTCCTGacacatttttattgtttgaCAAAATTCAACTTGCCAACTGGGGGGAACACATCTAAAGCTTTATGGTCACATATTATAGCAGAATGTGTATGGTACTGCTATAACAGATACGTTAGATAGACATAATTATCCATTATATTGACCCTACCCCTACAAAGACTGTCATCATTTACATGctttgtgtttatatgtatgatATGGTTGCTTTGGAACACAAAACTTGCCATTGCAATAAAAAAGACTTGCATTCACAGGATAAATCACATGTAGGAATGTTGCAAGAATAGGTAGACTAGAAGTCATGTACTTGGAAGGAAGGTATTTTAAAATACCATCTAAGAAAGTGTTCTTATAAGGTTCTTCCAAGACAAGCTACTATAGGCTACAATTGTTTAGGTTAGTGTTAATTTTTGTAGAATCTACTTCTTTCCCTTAACAATTCTTAAAGAAGTCCTCTAAAGTGGGTGACTTGGTGCATAATTAGGCCTGCTCTCTGTCTGAAGCTTTTTGAACAATGACTACACTTATATGGCTTTTCCCCCGTATGGATTCTTAAATGGATAACAAGGCTTGGTCTCTGTCTAAAGCTTTTCCCGCAGTAATTACATTTAAAAGGTCTCTCTTCAGTATGTGTTCTCTGGTGCAAAGTAAGTGCTGTCAGCCGGCTAAAACTTTTCCCACAATTATGACATCTATGAGGTTTTTCACCTGTATGAGTTTTCAGATGTCTTTTAAGACTTGATCCATGACAAAAACTTTTCCCACACTCCAGGCATTTATATGTTTCTTCTTCAGAATGGGTTCTCTGGTGCCCAATAAGGTGTGACCGCCGAGTGAATCGCTTTTTACATACAGTACATTCATAGGGTCTCTCTCCTGTATGAAGTCGTTGGTGTCTATAAAGGTCTGAGCTACGAAGGAATCGTTTTCCACATTCAGGGCATTTGTGAGGTTCCTCTCCAGAATGAATTCTCTGGTGACCAGTCAGTTGTGATTTTCGagcaaaacattttccacactGAGGACATCGATGAGGTTTCTCTCCTGGACTCTTTTTCTTTGGAGGCTTAGGGTTGAGAGGTTCTTCCAGATTGGAGGTCTCGGGTGTCTCTCCTAGAGTAGGGTTTGGAGGATCTACAAGTTTTTCTAAATCTGTCTGTAAATCCTCTGGAGGGGGTTCCCATTGGTTTTCTAACTGGACATAGTCTTTCTGTAAAATGGGACCCTGGAGAGCATTCCCCTCTAAAGTTACAATAAATGGATACatattttccagttttttctgttttgaagcatcttcttcattttctatGCCCAGTTCAAAAcctgaaacaaaatagaaaacgtAGGTGGCATTGCAttttgagagggggaaaaaaagtgaaagaaaatgaagaggcaTGTCAAATGATTAACAGGAATACAGACTTTTCTCAAAAGTATTCTAAGCTCTTTATCCTGGTTTCTTACCTATTTTGGAATCAAGTaattgtttcatttctttggaaTCCTGTAATTCCTTCACCCATGGCTCTTCTCTATGATCCAATGGGAAGTTCACATCAAGCTTTGGTAATGGATATCctggtgagagaaaaaaaaaggcaagcatgATAATTTGGTTCATCAAAGATTTTTGCAAAGTTTGGGCTCATTTCTAAGATACATGCctcttaatatttatttcctcCTCAATTACTGTTACTTCATTTGCAGTCATTTACAAAAGACTTCTTACAAACAGATtaagaacagaacaaaaacagaaagccaggtgtcagtggctcatgcctgtaatcctagtaactcaggaggctgagatctgaggatcatggttcaaagccagcccagggaagaaagtctgtgcgactcatATTTAATTAActacaagccagaagtggaactgtggctcaagtggtagagcaacaaagctggctttgagcaaaatagttcagctctgagttcaagccctagtactagcaccacaggaaaaaaaaggaacaaacatTCTTTTGTGCTACCATCAAGTGTATTCCACTCTAATCAAGGGAAAGTCAGTGAATCAATTGTGTGTTGAAACTggataaatttttaattaaatttgattgacaaggtgatgtacagagggggtacagttgcataataaggtagtgaatacattacttgtcttatttgttataccctctcacatttttctttcccttctctagttcagataagcatatatacaatatccagtgtgccaaaatcatatatagtgacCACATGGGGTACagcacaggaaattcacctagtacattaaacataacgacaacaataaagtcctcctgtttccatctcttggggttcattttgcttagcctcatcttatataatcatatgtacatagctgttgggctcttgtgatcctctgataggtctgtcctagacctttttatgtttatttagtaattgaaaCAGGATTAATTTAAGTTCTACCGTTAGTTACAGGCATTCACATAGAAACACATTCTTTTTGAAGTGTGTAATAGcctgtaaaatgaaaacaatgcaaGATtagaacattaaaatattatatatttctcCTTTGGCCAATCAACTTAATATGGACTAAAGAGTTTTCGCTCTTTCTCACCATTACTTTAAAATATGCTGGCAATCCAGGAGTACCCAAAAACTACATGTTCAAATCTAAGATTTGGTGTTAAGGCACCAAATCTTACCGTCTGACCATCTACTATATTCTCAATGTCAGTGAATAATATTGTCATCTGCCCACATCACTGGACAGAGAGCTAGATGCCACATGCAACTGTTCTTACCCATCACCTAATGCCAGGCAGTCTACATTTCACACCTGTTAAACAAATTAGGGATCATCCCTTTGCTCTCAACACTGCTCTTCTTGTTcctgtccaccccaccccccccccccgcccagcatcATGAGTTCTCTCTGACCCCCTGGGCTTTTACACATGGTGGTCCTCCTGCCCAgtcttctcccatctccccttGTTACCCTGAAACAGCTATCTCTGCAGTCCATCCTGCGGGTGTTTACCCACATCCCCTTTCTCCAGAGTGAATCCTTCTCCTCCTAAAGCTGCTCAGCTGGCCATGCAATGCACTCCTCTAGCATCCCACGCCCTCCGGTGCACCTGCCACTTCACAGATGGGACAGACGGGACAAGCTCTCCTGTGGACACAGCTCAACCAGACTGAGAGTtccaatgcttttcttttcttttcttttcttttttttttttttttgccagtcctgggccttggactcagggcctgagcactgtccctggcttctttttggtgaaggctagcactctaccacttgagccacagtgccacttctggccattttctgtatatgtggtgctggggaattgaacccagggtctcatgtatacgaggcaagcactcttgccactaggccatatccccagcccctccaatgcTTTTCTGATGTGAGTCCTAATGAGCCCAAACTGTAGCACAGAGCCTGATTCTTACAAGGGGCTCATGATGTCACTTGACTTTATAATTAAGAGGAGAAAAGGCATAGTTGCTAAACCCTGTGGTACTATGGGGACATCAGACATTTCTCCTTTGCAACTTTGGCTATACTtgacttgtttccattttcatggTTTCTTTTGTTGTGTCAGTATGACATAGTTGGTCAACATGCCACAATGTCTAAGCTGGGCCTGCAGGAGTAAGAAAGAGGACAGTGACCACACTTGGAtgaagggcaggggcagggagcatGGACAGCAGTGCAGGAGAATCCCAAAGGGAAGAGAAATGCAGGAGTATGTTGGCTATGGGTTCTAATTGCCTTTCTCCAGGAGATTTCTGCCTTCTGCAACTCACAGTCATGTCACAGAGGCAGTAAGCCTTAAcccttgtgtatatgtgtgtatgcatccaagtgtgtaagtgtgtgtatgtgtctgtgtgtgtacaccagtactagaccttcaactcagagcctgggtctaCCTCTTAGCTTTGTTACTCATGCCtggccctccaccacttgagccacagctccacttccaactttttgatgactggaaataagaatctcatgaactttccttgcccaggttggctttgaaccacaattctcagatcttagcctcgtgagtagctaggattacagatatgagccaccagcagctagcTGATTCTGAAACTTTTGCTTGTGAAAGACTTAGCTAATAAGTGTGTTACCTCTGCACCCTGGGTTTTGTTGATGTAGAGAACCTGCTTACCACACTTAGAGAACTCTTCTCGGCtgcatttatttcatttacaCTCTGTAAGTGACTGAACCCCCTTCAAGGATCTGATGGGAACATATTACTCAGGTATTCAGTCTGAATGAGGTACTAATGCCTAAAAATAACTTTGGTCTCTGCGAACCACATTAAGATCCTGTATCTCAAGAGATGAACAAATAATTCATCATCcagagtctcatctcccaccaAAGGTTTTTGCAAATACTattcttgcttttttaaaaagccccTTGAGCAAGGCCAATATTTTATCTACTTCTGAGTACCAATCTATCCAAAGAACATTGTTCCTTGCTAGCATTTCCAgacatttcctcctccttctcccctttctcctaCTTTAAGAGGACCATTTTGATTGGAAAATTGATATTTTACCTC from Perognathus longimembris pacificus isolate PPM17 chromosome 28, ASM2315922v1, whole genome shotgun sequence includes:
- the Znf449 gene encoding zinc finger protein 449, whose protein sequence is MAVALGCAIQASLNQGSVLQEYDTDCEVFRQRFRQFQYTEAAGPHEAFNKLWELCCQWLKPKMRSKEQILELLVLEQFLTILPTEIETWVREHCPENRERVVSLIEDLQRELEIPEQQVNMHDMLLEELAPVGTVPMPPNMHLESPALQVMGNVQDPPVAEAWIPQPGPQEMDYAAAGQCQPFLDPGYPLPKLDVNFPLDHREEPWVKELQDSKEMKQLLDSKIGFELGIENEEDASKQKKLENMYPFIVTLEGNALQGPILQKDYVQLENQWEPPPEDLQTDLEKLVDPPNPTLGETPETSNLEEPLNPKPPKKKSPGEKPHRCPQCGKCFARKSQLTGHQRIHSGEEPHKCPECGKRFLRSSDLYRHQRLHTGERPYECTVCKKRFTRRSHLIGHQRTHSEEETYKCLECGKSFCHGSSLKRHLKTHTGEKPHRCHNCGKSFSRLTALTLHQRTHTEERPFKCNYCGKSFRQRPSLVIHLRIHTGEKPYKCSHCSKSFRQRAGLIMHQVTHFRGLL